One Ahaetulla prasina isolate Xishuangbanna chromosome 1, ASM2864084v1, whole genome shotgun sequence DNA window includes the following coding sequences:
- the AGPAT4 gene encoding 1-acyl-sn-glycerol-3-phosphate acyltransferase delta isoform X1, whose amino-acid sequence MDIIGFVKSQFICHLIISYVFIVSGLIINFIQLFTLILWPFNKQLFRKINCKLSYSLSSQLVMLLEWWSGTTCTLHLEQQPKPKFGNESAIVILNHNFEIDFVCGWSCCEKFGVLGSSKVFAKKELSYMPIIGWMWYFLEMVFCKRKWEEDRKTIMRSLLNLRDYPEHFWFLIHCEGTRFTEQKHEISMQVAEAKGLPKLKHHLLPRTKGFAITVQCLRNVVSAVYDSTLNFRNNENPTLLGILHGKKYHADLYVRRIPLEEVPEGDQECSDWLYKLYQEKDTFQEEYYRTESYPGIPVVLPRRPWPLLNWLFWALLLLYPLFKLLINMISSGSYLTLATVASVLIAVSVGVRWMIGVTEINKGSTYGNHGHKKQK is encoded by the exons ATGGACATCATTGGATTTGTGAAGTCTCAATTCATTTGTCATCTTATTATCAGTTATGTATTTATAGTGTCAGGACTGATAATCAACTTCATTCAACTCTTCACGCTAATTCTCTGGCCATTCAACAAGCAACTTTTCAGAAAAATCAACTGCAAGCTGTCATATTCTCTTTCAAGCC AGTTGGTGATGTTGCTGGAATGGTGGTCAGGCACTACTTGTACCCTCCATTTGGAACAACAACCAAAGCCCAAGTTTGGGAATGAGAGTGCCATCGTCATCCTTAATCACAACTTTGAAATCGACTTTGTCTGTGGTTGGAGCTGTTGTGAAAAATTTGGGGTTCTGGGG AGTTCCAAAGTCTTTGCCAAGAAAGAACTTTCCTACATGCCGATCATTGGCTGGATGTGGTACTTCCTAGAGATGGTGTTCTGCAAGCGAAAATGGGAGGAGGATCGAAAAACTATCATGCGCAGCCTGCTCAATCTCCGAGATTATCCTGAACACTTCTGG tTTTTGATTCATTGTGAAGGCACAAGATTTACTGAGCAAAAACATGAAATCAGCATGCAAGTGGCCGAAGCTAAAGGCTTGCCGAAGCTCAAACATCACCTCCTCCCAAGAACCAAAGGATTTGCAATCACTGTCCAGTGTTTGAGAAATGTAG TTTCAGCTGTATATGATTCTACACTAAACTTCAGAAATAATGAAAATCCAACACTGCTTGGAATTTTACATGGGAAGAAATACCATGCAGATTTATACGTAAG GCGGATTCCATTAGAGGAGGTTCCAGAAGGTGACCAGGAGTGTTCTGATTGGCTTTACAAACTCTATCAAGAAAAG GATACCTTCCAAGAAGAATACTACAGGACAGAAAGCTATCCAGGGATCCCAGTTGTGCTTCCTCGGCGGCCATGGCCTCTTTTGAATTGGCTTTTCTGGGCCTTGTTGCTGCTCTATCCTTTATTCAAGCTGCTCATCAACATGATTAGCAGTGGCTCATACCTGACACTTGCCACTGTAGCTTCTGTCTTGATTGCAG
- the AGPAT4 gene encoding 1-acyl-sn-glycerol-3-phosphate acyltransferase delta isoform X2, giving the protein MLLEWWSGTTCTLHLEQQPKPKFGNESAIVILNHNFEIDFVCGWSCCEKFGVLGSSKVFAKKELSYMPIIGWMWYFLEMVFCKRKWEEDRKTIMRSLLNLRDYPEHFWFLIHCEGTRFTEQKHEISMQVAEAKGLPKLKHHLLPRTKGFAITVQCLRNVVSAVYDSTLNFRNNENPTLLGILHGKKYHADLYVRRIPLEEVPEGDQECSDWLYKLYQEKDTFQEEYYRTESYPGIPVVLPRRPWPLLNWLFWALLLLYPLFKLLINMISSGSYLTLATVASVLIAVSVGVRWMIGVTEINKGSTYGNHGHKKQK; this is encoded by the exons ATGTTGCTGGAATGGTGGTCAGGCACTACTTGTACCCTCCATTTGGAACAACAACCAAAGCCCAAGTTTGGGAATGAGAGTGCCATCGTCATCCTTAATCACAACTTTGAAATCGACTTTGTCTGTGGTTGGAGCTGTTGTGAAAAATTTGGGGTTCTGGGG AGTTCCAAAGTCTTTGCCAAGAAAGAACTTTCCTACATGCCGATCATTGGCTGGATGTGGTACTTCCTAGAGATGGTGTTCTGCAAGCGAAAATGGGAGGAGGATCGAAAAACTATCATGCGCAGCCTGCTCAATCTCCGAGATTATCCTGAACACTTCTGG tTTTTGATTCATTGTGAAGGCACAAGATTTACTGAGCAAAAACATGAAATCAGCATGCAAGTGGCCGAAGCTAAAGGCTTGCCGAAGCTCAAACATCACCTCCTCCCAAGAACCAAAGGATTTGCAATCACTGTCCAGTGTTTGAGAAATGTAG TTTCAGCTGTATATGATTCTACACTAAACTTCAGAAATAATGAAAATCCAACACTGCTTGGAATTTTACATGGGAAGAAATACCATGCAGATTTATACGTAAG GCGGATTCCATTAGAGGAGGTTCCAGAAGGTGACCAGGAGTGTTCTGATTGGCTTTACAAACTCTATCAAGAAAAG GATACCTTCCAAGAAGAATACTACAGGACAGAAAGCTATCCAGGGATCCCAGTTGTGCTTCCTCGGCGGCCATGGCCTCTTTTGAATTGGCTTTTCTGGGCCTTGTTGCTGCTCTATCCTTTATTCAAGCTGCTCATCAACATGATTAGCAGTGGCTCATACCTGACACTTGCCACTGTAGCTTCTGTCTTGATTGCAG